The following coding sequences are from one Paenibacillus tundrae window:
- a CDS encoding phage tail tube protein — translation MLDASRVILGTHGQLHIDGTWQTNINKLEASVEIEKRELNLVGNDWKVHKNGAKKGTGTMTGYKVTSDMITRGFTKFQIISKLDDPESYGHESVLLKGCMVDKIQLANWTAGEEVPEETGFTFEGFELLNPIVAN, via the coding sequence ATGTTAGATGCATCACGAGTTATTCTCGGTACCCATGGTCAACTGCATATTGATGGTACGTGGCAGACCAATATTAACAAGTTGGAAGCGAGTGTAGAGATTGAGAAGCGTGAGCTGAATCTGGTCGGGAACGATTGGAAGGTGCACAAGAATGGAGCGAAAAAAGGAACAGGTACGATGACAGGGTACAAAGTTACCTCGGATATGATTACACGTGGCTTCACGAAGTTCCAGATTATCTCCAAGCTGGATGATCCAGAGTCCTATGGACATGAGAGTGTGCTGTTGAAAGGCTGCATGGTGGACAAAATCCAACTTGCCAACTGGACGGCTGGCGAAGAAGTGCCGGAAGAAACAGGCTTTACCTTTGAGGGATTTGAGTTGCTCAATCCAATTGTAGCGAACTAA
- a CDS encoding phage tail assembly chaperone produces the protein MSMNEKLSEEQILDQLFEAAERLPEENVRIQRLDLLLTLRGLTSSKVDQIRERCTVRKTVKGRTEEKVDTETFNALLISEATVKLQVRSLELSGWGDNRITGRMKLSGGEQAVRRMLLAGELDAVGDKVLELSGFGVEIEDLKN, from the coding sequence ATGAGTATGAATGAAAAGCTGTCAGAAGAACAAATTTTGGACCAGCTATTTGAAGCGGCAGAGCGGTTGCCAGAAGAAAACGTGCGTATTCAGCGGTTGGATCTGCTGCTTACGTTGCGTGGACTGACATCCTCCAAAGTCGATCAGATTCGTGAACGTTGTACCGTTCGCAAAACGGTCAAGGGTCGCACCGAGGAAAAGGTGGACACCGAGACGTTTAATGCGTTGCTTATTTCCGAAGCTACGGTGAAACTGCAAGTGCGCAGCCTGGAATTATCCGGCTGGGGTGACAACCGTATTACTGGGCGCATGAAGTTGTCTGGTGGGGAACAAGCGGTTCGCCGCATGCTGCTTGCTGGTGAACTGGATGCGGTGGGTGACAAAGTGCTTGAGCTATCCGGGTTCGGCGTGGAGATTGAAGACCTAAAAAACTAA
- a CDS encoding LysM peptidoglycan-binding domain-containing protein: MEFTLKDGTTLFQFPVNPEELNISRTKGYETIQMLEHGEFDFAQGEKVKEITFSSFFPKEYDASYCTYADIPDPRVAMNILNTFLVSKKPLRFIITNTGVNVPVYLVSHNTTFRGGESGDIYFDLTMRTWRDSKVEKTSAKTAGQAGKTNTRTDLKKTNKTYIVKSGDSLSKIAKLELGSSSEWNEIYKLNTKTIGSDPNRIKPGQKLVMP; the protein is encoded by the coding sequence ATGGAGTTTACGTTAAAAGACGGAACGACATTATTTCAATTCCCTGTGAATCCGGAAGAACTGAATATTTCCCGTACCAAAGGGTATGAGACGATCCAGATGCTGGAGCATGGTGAGTTTGATTTTGCACAAGGAGAGAAGGTGAAGGAGATCACCTTCTCTTCTTTTTTTCCCAAAGAATATGATGCATCCTACTGCACGTATGCAGATATCCCCGATCCACGTGTAGCGATGAACATATTGAATACATTTTTGGTATCAAAGAAGCCGCTGCGTTTCATTATCACGAATACAGGTGTGAATGTGCCTGTCTATCTCGTGTCTCACAATACGACCTTCCGGGGTGGGGAGAGTGGGGATATTTATTTTGACCTCACCATGCGTACTTGGCGGGACTCGAAGGTAGAGAAGACGAGTGCGAAGACAGCAGGCCAGGCAGGCAAGACAAATACTCGAACAGATCTGAAAAAGACAAACAAGACGTACATCGTTAAATCTGGAGATTCTCTATCCAAAATAGCCAAGCTGGAGCTTGGGAGCAGTTCCGAATGGAACGAGATCTACAAGCTCAATACCAAGACCATCGGTAGTGATCCGAACCGGATCAAGCCAGGGCAGAAGCTGGTGATGCCGTGA
- a CDS encoding XkdQ/YqbQ family protein: MTYQVIIDDQYDVTKLVETITLKDSLEQIAYQANIRLAVSASSGLPAISPGMPVRISGVPFGEKSKVPLVHPAVIWEVESSNSGTKRLSLTVYDRMIYLEKSEDEFLLPKDQTATQRLKTYAKEWKIPCATLPDTKTKLGKAVYRAQTIFSMMFADLKETAKSGGDMYHPRMTSGGLQLYQVGSNTKVHELDRLIDLTQMRTLEGAVTKVKVMAASESGSGKEVPSKVLAIEQDGVAELGTLQKLVEDDQVKTAAAAKKLAKSRLAGIQETFTVTAPDINTIRAGDAVLLKGLKLIVMSVSRDLSGAGTMTLELATAEMVRRRVYLE; the protein is encoded by the coding sequence GTGACATATCAAGTCATTATTGACGATCAATACGACGTGACCAAACTGGTGGAGACGATTACGCTGAAGGATTCGCTCGAACAGATTGCCTATCAGGCCAACATCCGGCTGGCGGTGTCTGCATCTTCGGGTCTGCCTGCGATATCACCGGGGATGCCGGTGCGGATCAGTGGGGTTCCTTTTGGCGAAAAATCGAAGGTTCCTTTAGTGCATCCTGCTGTCATCTGGGAGGTCGAAAGCTCCAATAGTGGCACGAAGCGATTGTCTCTTACGGTGTACGACCGCATGATCTATCTGGAGAAGTCAGAGGATGAGTTCCTGTTACCGAAGGATCAGACCGCGACGCAGCGGCTCAAAACGTACGCTAAGGAATGGAAAATTCCCTGTGCCACGCTGCCAGATACGAAAACCAAACTTGGGAAGGCGGTGTATCGGGCGCAGACGATTTTCTCGATGATGTTTGCCGATCTGAAAGAAACTGCGAAGTCAGGTGGAGATATGTATCATCCTCGAATGACGTCTGGCGGGTTGCAGCTTTATCAGGTTGGCAGTAACACGAAGGTGCACGAGCTAGATCGGCTCATCGATCTGACTCAGATGCGGACGCTCGAAGGTGCTGTTACAAAGGTGAAAGTCATGGCGGCTTCAGAGTCGGGGAGCGGGAAAGAGGTTCCCTCCAAAGTTCTGGCCATTGAGCAGGATGGTGTAGCTGAACTCGGTACATTGCAAAAGTTGGTCGAGGACGACCAAGTGAAAACAGCCGCCGCCGCTAAGAAACTGGCGAAGAGTCGTCTGGCTGGGATTCAGGAGACATTTACCGTAACTGCGCCAGATATCAATACCATTCGAGCCGGGGATGCCGTGTTATTGAAAGGGCTGAAGCTAATCGTCATGTCGGTGAGCCGTGATCTATCTGGAGCTGGAACGATGACGTTGGAACTAGCTACGGCTGAGATGGTGAGAAGGAGGGTTTACCTTGAATAA
- a CDS encoding DUF2634 domain-containing protein codes for MPSLFPDRGVVWGDEEDLSGAASEEVTFGRSWRFDYDVGDFVLTPSGKVAVADAHEAWVQWCIKAVKTPRYRHVIYSRNYGSELEDLIGKGDRRGVMESEITRMVSETLLADPRTESVDQFTFNWNLEQCMFSCRVASVQEEMFILESEVI; via the coding sequence ATGCCTAGTCTGTTTCCTGATCGAGGTGTGGTCTGGGGCGATGAGGAGGATCTGTCGGGTGCGGCTTCGGAAGAGGTGACCTTTGGACGAAGCTGGCGATTCGACTATGATGTTGGAGATTTTGTACTGACTCCGAGTGGTAAAGTTGCCGTGGCAGATGCCCATGAGGCTTGGGTTCAGTGGTGCATCAAAGCGGTCAAAACGCCGCGTTACCGGCATGTGATCTATTCTCGGAACTATGGCTCCGAGCTTGAGGATCTGATCGGGAAGGGGGATCGCCGGGGTGTGATGGAAAGTGAGATCACTCGTATGGTGAGTGAGACGTTATTGGCAGATCCGCGCACTGAATCGGTAGATCAGTTCACATTCAATTGGAACCTTGAGCAATGTATGTTTTCTTGTCGGGTGGCGAGTGTGCAGGAAGAGATGTTTATTTTGGAAAGTGAGGTGATCTGA
- a CDS encoding baseplate J/gp47 family protein, whose protein sequence is MAEMPRYLEDQTEEQIMQRMLDRLPADLDKSEGSFLWDAEAPVAFMLSEAALWAQELLRRGFASTAASSDPNFRSEELDLRAGEHGIIRRAAVVAQGVVRFVGTPGKVVPAGTVVATLADEVSGEASLEYETVGRVELGDDGSGVVGVRALVAGKESNVPAGTVTVLSTPMSGVTSVTNMDVIKGGADIEADTALLERFYAKVRNQGTSGNKAQYVQWASEVPGVGATRVIPLWQGPGSVGLYLLDTDKRAAGSDLVAAVQKYVDPTQDGQGEGVAPAGPVVTVMPAEEVPMNIQVKLTLASDATLADVRELIERGVTAYLKQLAFADPLVRYTRIAAILLDIPPIIDYTELTVNGVSDQNIEMTASQVAVLGTVDVHE, encoded by the coding sequence ATGGCTGAGATGCCGCGTTATTTGGAGGATCAGACGGAGGAACAGATTATGCAGCGCATGCTGGATCGTCTGCCCGCGGATCTGGATAAGTCAGAGGGTTCTTTCTTGTGGGATGCAGAGGCTCCGGTAGCGTTCATGTTATCTGAAGCCGCACTCTGGGCACAGGAATTATTACGGCGTGGATTCGCAAGTACGGCTGCAAGCAGTGATCCGAATTTCCGTTCGGAGGAGCTGGATTTACGTGCTGGAGAGCATGGCATTATTCGGCGGGCTGCGGTGGTGGCACAAGGTGTGGTGAGATTCGTAGGTACGCCGGGGAAGGTGGTGCCAGCAGGCACCGTAGTTGCAACACTCGCCGACGAAGTCTCAGGCGAAGCTTCGTTAGAGTATGAGACGGTTGGCCGTGTGGAGCTAGGTGATGATGGTTCTGGCGTCGTCGGTGTACGAGCACTCGTTGCGGGAAAAGAGAGCAATGTGCCAGCAGGCACGGTAACCGTGCTGTCTACACCGATGAGCGGCGTGACTTCGGTCACGAACATGGATGTGATCAAGGGCGGAGCGGATATTGAAGCAGATACCGCTTTGCTAGAACGCTTCTATGCCAAAGTCCGCAATCAGGGAACCAGTGGTAACAAAGCTCAATATGTACAGTGGGCAAGCGAAGTTCCAGGCGTTGGAGCGACGCGAGTTATTCCGCTCTGGCAGGGGCCGGGCAGTGTGGGGCTGTATTTGCTGGATACGGACAAGCGAGCTGCGGGCAGTGATCTAGTGGCGGCCGTGCAGAAGTACGTAGACCCAACACAGGATGGACAAGGTGAAGGCGTTGCACCCGCGGGGCCTGTAGTAACCGTCATGCCGGCAGAGGAAGTACCGATGAACATTCAGGTGAAGCTGACACTGGCGAGTGATGCCACGCTAGCCGATGTGCGGGAGTTGATCGAACGCGGGGTGACCGCGTATCTGAAGCAGCTTGCTTTTGCCGATCCGCTCGTTCGCTACACACGTATTGCTGCCATCCTGCTCGACATTCCGCCGATCATCGACTATACGGAGCTTACCGTGAATGGTGTGAGTGACCAGAATATTGAGATGACAGCAAGTCAGGTGGCGGTGTTAGGAACGGTGGATGTGCATGAATAG
- a CDS encoding YmfQ family protein — protein MSNPSTMSVKLTSPKGRELFSYLPSYYETSRVMQADMQSKGTEMDLLYEALDETLDQFFVRTATWGLGYWEQELGIETDRLKPVEQRRAVVESKLRGAGKFSGRLVANVAEAYAGGKVDVSFQPEAWSFTLSFVDRMGIPPNIDDLKRAIDELKPAHMAVEYEYRYLIWDDLDNKQITWDELDAASLTWNELEVWA, from the coding sequence ATGAGTAATCCTTCTACGATGAGTGTGAAGCTGACAAGCCCGAAGGGGCGGGAGCTTTTCTCGTATTTGCCCAGTTATTATGAGACTTCACGGGTGATGCAAGCCGATATGCAATCCAAAGGTACTGAGATGGATCTGCTGTATGAGGCACTGGATGAGACATTGGATCAATTTTTTGTCCGTACGGCGACATGGGGATTAGGTTACTGGGAGCAGGAACTGGGCATTGAAACAGATCGTCTCAAACCTGTTGAACAACGGCGTGCTGTCGTGGAATCCAAGCTAAGAGGAGCTGGGAAGTTCTCGGGTAGGCTTGTTGCCAACGTGGCTGAGGCGTATGCCGGAGGTAAGGTGGATGTTTCTTTTCAGCCGGAAGCATGGAGCTTTACCCTGAGTTTTGTTGATAGGATGGGCATTCCGCCCAATATTGATGATCTCAAACGGGCAATCGATGAACTGAAGCCGGCGCATATGGCTGTGGAGTATGAGTATCGCTATCTGATCTGGGACGATCTGGACAACAAACAGATTACCTGGGATGAACTAGATGCCGCGTCCCTGACGTGGAACGAACTGGAGGTGTGGGCATAA
- a CDS encoding phage tail protein, translating to MPKETDRLKLPLPLGNESVTRESINGIFENIDAGVATREDLDTLREAVSQMDIPDASLTQKGKVQLSNKTDGTSEAVAATEKAVNDVRQLLFQFVSDGKAKLKETIVTGKGGTVSQAGSVPTFDELDAGIASIKVTDYDFGDSSINRVISSNTTYSVGTDSYLVLKSKNLTINAGVSFEINSPNSGLILYCEGDLIINGTIDQSEKGGWGMGDILPAPLFQLPSGFNTMAHEIGLPWGGSGGSGGRGGGSANMMVGGKGAKRRLLGGFGGGGGGGGTEVRSGSTKGSALLGGRGGGFETNKTGIIYDFQDTNRPSREIDPWEWNGNDGKYGQGGQGAVYDLGAGTRANGKGGACLGAGGGGGGGTARGAAESVSHGLAGGRTGGFVAIIVRGDVTIGSTGKILTKGGAGGAGGNATAKTYDGIIFSGGGGGGGGGAGGGAVMILHGGTYTNNGTIDTSGGLGGASGVGRDSNNTLMDQGVSGLSGSAGDIRVKQINF from the coding sequence ATGCCAAAAGAAACTGATCGACTGAAGTTACCCTTGCCCCTTGGGAATGAGAGTGTAACCCGGGAGAGTATTAATGGGATTTTTGAGAATATTGATGCAGGTGTGGCGACACGGGAGGATTTGGATACGCTCCGTGAAGCAGTGAGTCAGATGGATATTCCTGATGCGTCTTTGACGCAGAAGGGAAAGGTGCAGTTGTCCAATAAAACGGATGGGACTTCTGAAGCGGTTGCTGCAACAGAAAAAGCAGTCAATGACGTGAGACAGTTACTTTTTCAATTTGTAAGTGACGGTAAGGCTAAGTTAAAAGAGACAATCGTTACTGGTAAAGGGGGCACAGTCTCTCAAGCTGGAAGTGTTCCCACTTTTGATGAATTAGACGCAGGTATTGCGTCCATTAAAGTAACAGATTATGACTTTGGAGATTCAAGTATTAATAGGGTGATTTCTTCAAACACAACTTACAGTGTGGGTACTGATTCATATCTCGTTCTTAAGTCTAAAAACTTAACGATAAACGCCGGAGTGTCGTTTGAAATAAATTCTCCAAATTCAGGTTTAATTCTCTATTGCGAAGGTGATCTCATTATTAATGGGACGATAGATCAATCTGAAAAAGGTGGGTGGGGTATGGGTGATATTTTACCCGCACCACTTTTTCAACTACCTTCTGGATTTAATACGATGGCACACGAAATTGGACTTCCTTGGGGAGGTAGCGGAGGAAGTGGAGGAAGAGGTGGCGGTTCAGCTAATATGATGGTGGGCGGAAAAGGAGCAAAAAGAAGATTGTTAGGAGGGTTTGGCGGAGGAGGAGGAGGAGGAGGTACTGAAGTCAGGTCTGGCTCAACGAAAGGCAGTGCGTTATTGGGCGGAAGAGGCGGAGGGTTTGAAACTAATAAGACAGGGATAATTTATGATTTTCAAGATACTAATCGACCTTCCCGTGAAATAGATCCGTGGGAGTGGAACGGAAATGATGGGAAATATGGTCAAGGTGGACAAGGCGCTGTCTATGATCTAGGCGCGGGAACAAGAGCTAACGGAAAAGGTGGGGCATGTCTTGGTGCAGGTGGTGGTGGTGGTGGCGGTACTGCTAGGGGGGCGGCTGAGTCTGTATCTCATGGTTTAGCAGGAGGACGTACCGGAGGTTTTGTTGCGATTATTGTAAGAGGAGATGTCACCATAGGAAGCACAGGGAAAATTCTAACTAAAGGTGGAGCAGGAGGAGCAGGAGGGAATGCCACAGCCAAAACCTATGATGGAATTATATTTTCAGGAGGAGGAGGAGGAGGAGGAGGAGGTGCTGGTGGAGGAGCAGTGATGATTTTGCACGGCGGAACTTACACCAATAACGGCACTATTGATACTTCTGGTGGATTAGGAGGGGCAAGTGGTGTAGGAAGAGATTCTAACAATACTCTCATGGATCAAGGGGTATCAGGTTTATCAGGCAGTGCCGGAGATATCAGGGTTAAACAAATAAATTTTTAA
- a CDS encoding XkdX family protein, translated as MTDYQIFEKGYKYGWASEKQMLEAVKYKLITEEEYKQITGKEYM; from the coding sequence ATGACAGACTATCAAATATTTGAAAAGGGCTATAAATACGGTTGGGCTAGTGAAAAACAAATGCTAGAAGCAGTTAAATATAAACTCATCACAGAAGAAGAGTATAAGCAGATTACAGGTAAAGAATATATGTAG
- a CDS encoding phage holin family protein, producing the protein METVGKWLMAVWSTTASYFFGGWSGVLGVLLVFVALDYMTGFAAAAMTGTLKSNIGMFGIARKVFIFAMVSVAHLVDGVLGDGHLFRDAVAFFYIANELLSIIENGGKLGAPIPPAIRQAIEVLKGKGGAGDHPGNLPFKSNESFAQTDDDSEVQKKKDKK; encoded by the coding sequence ATGGAAACAGTAGGTAAATGGCTTATGGCTGTTTGGAGCACGACAGCCTCATACTTCTTTGGTGGTTGGTCGGGTGTGCTAGGTGTATTGTTGGTGTTTGTAGCATTGGATTATATGACAGGATTTGCAGCGGCAGCTATGACAGGCACACTAAAGAGTAATATCGGGATGTTTGGCATCGCCCGAAAGGTATTTATTTTTGCAATGGTATCGGTGGCTCATCTGGTGGACGGTGTTCTGGGAGACGGACATTTGTTCAGGGATGCGGTCGCCTTTTTTTATATCGCGAATGAGCTGTTGTCCATTATTGAAAATGGTGGCAAACTTGGCGCGCCAATTCCGCCTGCGATTCGGCAGGCAATAGAAGTGCTCAAGGGTAAGGGAGGAGCCGGGGATCACCCCGGTAACCTCCCTTTTAAGTCTAATGAGTCTTTTGCTCAAACAGATGATGATAGTGAAGTACAAAAGAAAAAAGATAAAAAGTAA